One segment of Streptomyces sp. YIM 121038 DNA contains the following:
- a CDS encoding MFS transporter, which translates to MRKIWLLMLGAFTLGLDAYVMAGLLPVVADDLDTTVSLAGQMVTVFTLAYAVSAPLVAGLFAGARPRVLLIAALAVFTVGNALTALAPGLAVLLVARAVAGVGAGVYSALSTAAAAALAGPERRGRALALVMGGMSSGTVLGVPLGVLLADHTSWRSTMWLVTGLGAVALAGLALGLPEIPAPPAVPVRARLGALADRAVLPVVGVSFLGAVSSLGLYTYLAPVLDAVGGVGEGEVAPYLWAWGIGGVLGSVLAGPLVDRTGRVLALVTGVTALLVVSEASLPLLGAAAFPALVVWGAAGWAFQVPQQHRLLALSAERGTVALALNNSALYLGSAVGSGVAGLALSAGLDAGALPWAAAGVAALGLALHLVTGRRARGADSRCQDAPGVSTLGTYEHS; encoded by the coding sequence GTGCGGAAGATCTGGCTGTTGATGCTGGGGGCCTTCACATTGGGGCTCGACGCGTATGTGATGGCGGGCCTCCTGCCCGTGGTCGCGGACGACCTGGACACGACCGTGTCCCTCGCCGGGCAGATGGTCACCGTCTTCACACTGGCGTACGCGGTGAGCGCGCCGCTCGTCGCGGGCCTGTTCGCGGGCGCCCGGCCGCGCGTGCTGCTCATCGCGGCGCTCGCCGTGTTCACGGTGGGCAACGCCCTGACCGCGCTCGCGCCCGGCCTCGCGGTGCTGCTCGTCGCCCGTGCCGTGGCGGGCGTGGGCGCCGGGGTGTACTCGGCGCTGTCCACGGCGGCCGCCGCCGCGCTCGCCGGACCGGAGCGGCGGGGCCGGGCGCTCGCCCTGGTGATGGGCGGGATGAGCTCGGGCACCGTGCTCGGCGTGCCGCTGGGGGTGCTGCTCGCCGACCACACCTCGTGGCGCTCGACCATGTGGCTGGTGACGGGGCTCGGCGCGGTCGCCCTCGCGGGCCTCGCGCTGGGCCTGCCCGAGATCCCCGCGCCGCCCGCCGTGCCGGTGCGGGCGCGGCTCGGGGCGCTCGCCGACCGGGCCGTCCTTCCCGTCGTGGGCGTGTCCTTCCTGGGGGCCGTGTCGAGCCTCGGCCTGTACACGTACCTCGCCCCGGTCCTGGACGCGGTGGGCGGCGTCGGCGAGGGCGAGGTGGCCCCGTACCTGTGGGCGTGGGGGATCGGCGGCGTGCTCGGCAGCGTGCTCGCGGGGCCGCTCGTGGACCGCACGGGCCGGGTGCTCGCCCTCGTGACGGGCGTGACCGCGCTCCTGGTCGTCTCGGAAGCCTCGCTTCCGCTCCTCGGGGCGGCGGCCTTCCCCGCCCTCGTGGTCTGGGGCGCGGCGGGCTGGGCCTTCCAGGTGCCGCAGCAGCACCGCCTGTTGGCGCTGAGCGCCGAGCGCGGCACGGTGGCCCTCGCCCTCAACAACTCCGCCCTCTACCTGGGCAGCGCGGTGGGCTCCGGCGTCGCGGGACTCGCCCTGTCGGCGGGCCTGGACGCGGGCGCGCTGCCGTGGGCGGCGGCCGGGGTCGCGGCCCTCGGCCTCGCCCTGCACCTGGTGACGGGGCGTCGCGCCCGCGGAGCCGACAGCCGCTGCCAGGACGCGCCGGGCGTGAGTACCCTTGGCACCTATGAGCACTCTTGA
- a CDS encoding LysR family transcriptional regulator, producing MDPKAPEDPLDTVELRHLRGFLAVADELSFTHAAAALGIGQPALTRTVRALEEAVGTRLLDRTTRHVELTEAGRCLRDELAPLLTRLDGALRAPGAARPALRLGFTSMLPEACGPLTTAFKAATGAVVRLVRRDEPLAGLTSGACDVAVVRGDLPPGAEVRGRVLLREPRVAAVARGSGALAGRRVLDWAELAAHPLVVNTVTGTTRPELWPADRRPRLACTADNFDEWLEAVAAGHGIGVAPEPVARRHSHPGLRYLRLKNAPPVTVHLAVPARDPHPLAERYLRTATG from the coding sequence ATGGATCCCAAGGCGCCCGAGGACCCCCTGGACACCGTGGAGCTGCGGCATCTGCGCGGCTTCCTCGCCGTCGCCGACGAGCTGAGCTTCACGCACGCCGCGGCGGCGCTCGGCATCGGACAGCCCGCGCTCACCCGGACCGTGCGGGCCCTCGAAGAGGCCGTCGGCACCCGGCTGCTCGACCGCACCACCCGGCACGTGGAGCTCACCGAGGCCGGGCGGTGCCTGCGCGACGAGCTCGCGCCGCTGCTCACGCGCCTCGACGGGGCCCTGCGCGCCCCGGGTGCCGCGCGGCCGGCCCTCCGGCTCGGCTTCACCTCGATGCTCCCGGAGGCCTGCGGGCCGCTCACCACCGCGTTCAAGGCGGCGACCGGGGCGGTAGTGCGCCTGGTGCGGCGCGACGAGCCCCTGGCGGGGCTCACCTCGGGCGCCTGCGACGTGGCGGTCGTCCGCGGGGACCTGCCGCCCGGGGCCGAGGTCCGCGGCCGGGTGCTGCTGCGCGAGCCGCGCGTCGCCGCCGTGGCCCGCGGCTCCGGGGCCCTCGCGGGCCGCCGCGTCCTCGACTGGGCGGAGCTCGCCGCGCACCCGCTCGTCGTGAACACCGTCACCGGCACCACGCGCCCCGAGCTGTGGCCCGCGGACCGCCGCCCCCGGCTCGCCTGCACCGCCGACAACTTCGACGAGTGGCTGGAGGCCGTCGCCGCGGGCCACGGCATCGGGGTCGCCCCGGAGCCGGTCGCCCGCCGCCACTCCCACCCGGGCCTGCGCTATCTGCGCCTGAAGAACGCGCCCCCGGTCACCGTCCACCTGGCCGTGCCGGCCCGCGACCCGCATCCGCTCGCCGAGCGGTACCTGCGCACGGCGACCGGCTGA
- a CDS encoding YqgE/AlgH family protein — protein MTEVSSLTGRLLVATPALSDPNFDRAVVLLLDHDEEGSLGVVLNRPTPVGVGDILEGWGELAGAPGVVFQGGPVSLDSALGVAVIPGDEGAVRSRRRPSRDDPIGFRRVHGAIGLVDLEAPPELLAAALGSLRIFAGYAGWGPGQLEDELVEGAWYVVESEPGDVSSPDPERLWRSVLRRQRSELAMVATYPDDPSLN, from the coding sequence ATGACCGAGGTGTCCTCGCTCACAGGGCGGCTGCTCGTGGCCACGCCGGCCCTGTCGGACCCCAATTTCGACCGTGCGGTGGTGCTGCTCCTCGACCACGACGAGGAGGGCTCGCTGGGCGTGGTCCTCAACCGCCCGACCCCGGTGGGCGTCGGCGACATCCTGGAGGGCTGGGGCGAGCTCGCGGGCGCGCCCGGCGTCGTCTTCCAGGGCGGCCCGGTCTCCCTGGACTCGGCGCTCGGCGTCGCGGTGATCCCCGGCGACGAGGGGGCCGTGCGCTCCCGGCGCCGCCCGTCCCGCGACGACCCCATCGGCTTCCGGCGGGTGCACGGCGCGATCGGCCTGGTCGACCTGGAGGCCCCGCCGGAGCTCCTGGCCGCCGCGCTCGGCTCCCTGCGGATCTTCGCGGGGTACGCGGGCTGGGGTCCGGGCCAGCTGGAGGACGAGCTGGTCGAGGGCGCGTGGTACGTGGTCGAGTCCGAGCCGGGCGACGTCTCCTCGCCCGACCCGGAGCGGCTGTGGCGCTCCGTGCTGCGGCGCCAGCGCAGCGAGCTCGCGATGGTGGCGACGTATCCGGACGACCCGTCGCTGAACTGA
- the murA gene encoding UDP-N-acetylglucosamine 1-carboxyvinyltransferase, with product MTVTGTQDVLLVHGGTPLEGEIRVRGAKNLVPKAMVAALLGSAPSRLRNVPDIRDVRVVRGLLQLHGVTVRPGEEPGELVLDPSHVESANVADIDAHAGSSRIPILFCGPLLHRLGHAFIPGLGGCDIGGRPIDFHFEVLRQFGATIEKREGGQYLEAPQRLRGTKIRLPYPSVGATEQVLLTAVLAEGVTELSNAAVEPEIEDLICVLQKMGAIIAMDTDRTIRITGVDSLGGYNHHALSDRLEAASWASAALATEGNIYVRGAQQRSMMTFLNTYRKVGGAFEIDDEGIRFWHPGGQLKSIALETDVHPGFQTDWQQPLVVALTQATGLSIVHETVYESRLGFTSALNQMGAHIQLYRECLGGSDCRFGQRNFLHSAVVSGPTKLQGADLVIPDLRGGFSYLIAALAAQGTSRVHGIDLINRGYENFMDKLVSLGAKVELPGEPALG from the coding sequence ATGACCGTCACCGGCACCCAAGACGTACTGCTTGTCCACGGCGGAACCCCGCTGGAGGGTGAGATCCGTGTCCGCGGCGCGAAGAACCTCGTGCCCAAGGCCATGGTCGCCGCGCTGCTCGGCAGCGCTCCGAGCCGTCTGCGCAACGTTCCCGACATCCGCGACGTCCGTGTCGTACGCGGTCTGCTGCAACTGCACGGCGTGACGGTCCGCCCCGGTGAGGAGCCGGGCGAGCTGGTGCTCGACCCCTCGCATGTGGAAAGTGCGAACGTCGCCGACATCGACGCGCACGCGGGTTCCTCGCGGATTCCGATCCTGTTCTGCGGCCCGCTCCTGCACCGCCTCGGTCACGCGTTCATCCCGGGCCTCGGCGGCTGCGACATCGGCGGCCGCCCCATCGACTTCCACTTCGAGGTGCTCCGCCAGTTCGGCGCGACCATCGAGAAGCGCGAGGGCGGCCAGTACCTGGAAGCGCCGCAGCGCCTGCGCGGCACCAAGATCCGGCTGCCGTACCCCTCCGTGGGCGCCACCGAGCAGGTGCTGCTCACGGCCGTGCTCGCCGAGGGTGTGACGGAGCTCTCCAACGCCGCGGTGGAGCCGGAGATCGAGGACCTGATCTGCGTCCTGCAGAAAATGGGCGCGATCATCGCCATGGACACCGACCGGACCATACGGATCACCGGTGTGGACAGCCTCGGCGGCTACAACCACCACGCCCTCTCGGACCGCCTGGAGGCCGCCTCCTGGGCTTCCGCGGCCCTGGCGACCGAAGGCAACATCTACGTCCGCGGCGCCCAGCAGCGCTCGATGATGACCTTCCTGAACACGTACCGGAAGGTCGGCGGCGCCTTCGAGATCGACGACGAGGGCATCCGCTTCTGGCACCCCGGCGGCCAGCTGAAGTCCATCGCCCTGGAGACGGACGTCCACCCCGGCTTCCAGACCGACTGGCAGCAGCCGCTCGTCGTCGCCCTGACGCAGGCGACGGGCCTGTCCATCGTCCACGAGACGGTGTACGAGTCCCGCCTCGGCTTCACCTCGGCGCTGAACCAGATGGGCGCCCACATCCAGCTCTACCGCGAGTGCCTCGGCGGCTCCGACTGCCGCTTCGGCCAGCGCAACTTCCTGCACTCCGCGGTCGTCAGCGGCCCCACCAAGCTGCAGGGCGCCGACCTGGTCATTCCCGACCTGCGCGGCGGCTTCTCGTATCTGATCGCGGCCCTTGCCGCCCAGGGCACGTCCCGGGTGCACGGCATCGACCTGATCAACCGCGGCTACGAGAACTTCATGGACAAGCTCGTGTCGCTCGGCGCGAAGGTCGAGCTGCCCGGCGAGCCCGCGCTGGGCTAG
- a CDS encoding HU family DNA-binding protein yields the protein MNRSELVAALADRAEVTRKDADAVLAAFAETVGEIVAKGDEKVTIPGFLTFERTHRAARTARNPQTGEPINIPAGYSVKVSAGSKLKEAAKGK from the coding sequence ATGAACCGCAGTGAGCTGGTGGCCGCGCTGGCCGACCGCGCCGAGGTGACCCGCAAGGACGCCGACGCCGTGCTGGCCGCGTTCGCCGAGACCGTCGGCGAGATCGTTGCCAAGGGCGACGAGAAGGTCACCATCCCCGGCTTCCTGACCTTCGAGCGCACCCACCGTGCCGCTCGCACCGCCCGCAACCCGCAGACCGGCGAGCCGATCAACATCCCGGCCGGTTACAGCGTCAAGGTCTCCGCGGGCAGCAAGCTCAAGGAAGCCGCCAAGGGCAAGTAA
- a CDS encoding NAD-dependent malic enzyme, with protein MATAPSVSYSMTVRLEVPASGTAVSQLTTAVESSGGSVTGLDVTASGHEKLRIDVTIAATSTAHADEIVEKLRGIEGVTLGKVSDRTFLMHLGGKIEMASKHPIRNRDDLSMVYTPGVARVCMAIAENPEDARRLTIKRNSVAVVTDGSAVLGLGNIGPKAALPVMEGKAALFKRFAGIDAWPICLDTQDSDAIVEIVKAIAPGFAGINLEDISAPRCFEIEARLREALDIPVFHDDQHGTAIVVLAALTNALRVVGKSIGDVRVVMSGAGAAGTAILKLLLAAGVKHAVVADIHGVVHADRADLVDAAADSPLRWIADNTNPEGVTGSLKEAVRGADVFIGVSAPNVLGGEDVAAMADGAIVFALANPDPEVDPAIARQTAAVVATGRSDFPNQINNVLVFPGVFRGLLDAQSRTVNTEMMLAAATALADVVTEDELNPNYIIPSVFNDKVAGAVAGAVRTAAKAAGASAAG; from the coding sequence ATGGCAACGGCGCCCAGCGTCTCCTACTCGATGACGGTCAGGCTGGAGGTGCCCGCGAGCGGAACCGCGGTCTCCCAGCTCACCACGGCCGTGGAGTCCTCCGGCGGCTCCGTCACCGGCCTCGACGTCACGGCGTCCGGCCACGAGAAGCTGCGCATCGACGTCACGATCGCCGCGACGTCCACCGCGCACGCCGACGAGATCGTCGAGAAGCTGCGCGGCATCGAGGGCGTCACGCTCGGGAAGGTCTCCGACCGTACGTTCCTGATGCACCTCGGCGGCAAGATCGAGATGGCGTCCAAGCACCCCATCCGCAACCGCGACGACCTCTCCATGGTCTACACCCCGGGCGTGGCCCGCGTGTGCATGGCGATCGCCGAGAACCCCGAGGACGCCCGCCGCCTCACCATCAAGCGCAACTCCGTCGCGGTCGTCACGGACGGCTCGGCCGTCCTCGGCCTCGGCAACATCGGCCCCAAGGCCGCACTGCCCGTCATGGAGGGCAAGGCCGCCCTCTTCAAGCGCTTCGCGGGCATCGACGCCTGGCCGATCTGCCTGGACACCCAGGACTCCGACGCGATCGTCGAGATCGTCAAGGCCATCGCCCCGGGCTTCGCGGGCATCAACCTGGAGGACATCTCCGCGCCCCGCTGCTTCGAGATCGAGGCCCGGCTCCGCGAGGCCCTCGACATCCCCGTCTTCCACGACGACCAGCACGGCACCGCGATCGTCGTGCTCGCCGCGCTGACCAACGCCCTGCGCGTGGTCGGCAAGAGCATCGGTGACGTACGCGTCGTCATGTCCGGCGCCGGCGCGGCCGGTACGGCCATCCTGAAGCTGCTGCTCGCCGCGGGCGTCAAGCACGCCGTCGTCGCCGACATCCACGGCGTCGTGCACGCCGACCGCGCGGACCTGGTGGACGCCGCGGCCGACTCGCCGCTGCGCTGGATCGCCGACAACACCAACCCCGAGGGCGTCACCGGCAGCCTCAAGGAGGCTGTGCGCGGCGCCGACGTCTTCATCGGCGTCTCGGCGCCGAACGTGCTCGGCGGCGAGGACGTCGCGGCCATGGCCGACGGCGCCATCGTGTTCGCGCTCGCGAACCCGGACCCGGAGGTCGACCCGGCCATCGCCCGCCAGACGGCCGCGGTCGTGGCCACGGGCCGCTCGGACTTCCCGAACCAGATCAACAACGTCCTGGTCTTCCCCGGCGTCTTCCGCGGCCTGCTCGACGCCCAGTCGCGCACGGTCAACACCGAGATGATGCTGGCCGCGGCCACCGCCCTCGCGGACGTGGTGACCGAGGACGAGCTCAACCCGAACTACATCATCCCGAGCGTCTTCAACGACAAGGTCGCCGGAGCCGTCGCCGGGGCGGTGCGCACCGCGGCCAAGGCCGCGGGCGCGAGCGCGGCGGGCTGA